The window TCTGGTTCCTCCCGTGTGACGGGTCGCTCTGGTGTGCCACCGGGGCCGACGCCGACGTGGTTCGTTACCTCGACCACGATGACGGCGTCAGCTTCGAGGTGTCGACCAACGACCCACCCTACCGGGGAGTCCGCGGCGCCGGGACGGCGACGGTCGAGCCCGACCACGACAAGAGCCTGCTCCGAGCCCTGTTCGACCGCTATCTCGGCGGCACCGACAACGGCCTGGGCGACCGGCTGCTCCGCGCGGACCGCGACGAGGTCCGAATCCGCATCGACCCCGACCGGCTGTACACCTGGGATTTCACCGAGCGGATGCACGACGCCGTCGAGTAGCGCCCACGACCCACGTGACCGTCACTGGACGTGCCCGTTCGGTGGGTAACGGCCCGCTGTCGCCGGTTCGTGCCGTTCGGGGGCGACTTATACCAGCCCCCCATGCAAGGGGAAATGAATATCCTACTAGGTCTACTAGCGATATCGCCGGCGTGGAGGACACCCGCTGCCATGTACGTCGGGTCCCGTTTACGGACCCGACATACGTCCCCACCATCCCACCACCACACCGTGCTCCGGCGCCGGCACCATCTCTCTACTTTCCCGACGAACGGCGAGCGACGGCTCAGACGCTCTCCGGCCCGCGGTGGACCTCGATAGCCACGTCACGGCGCTCGCCCTCCAGGTCCTCGGCGATGCCGGCGACGATGCGCTCGGACTCGCTCACCACGAGCGGCCTGATACGGTCGAACAACCGGTCCAGCGTCCAGCCACCGAGCGGCACGGCCCCGAGCGTGTCCGGGTCGAACTGGATGCGGAGCCGGACCCGGGTCGCGTGGTCGTGGTCGTCGGGCGGCTCGACGTTCGGAAGCGGTTCGATACCCCAGTAGCCGCGCGCCTTCAGCCCCTCCGTGGTCCGCCAGTCCACGCGCTCGGGCGGGTCCGTCCCCGTGACGGTGGTGTGGGAGGTGTAGGAGAGCCGCCACCAGGAGACCACGATCTCGTAGTCGGTCCCGGGGCTGCCGTCCCCGTACTGGCGAATCTCGTCCAGATGCGGCGAGTACTTCGAGTAGCCACGCATCCCGGTGACGAACTCGTACAGCTCCTCGGGCGGTGCGTAGAGAACTGCGCTGACGTCGAGCCCGTCCACACCGTAACAAGGCGGGGGAGCCGCATAACGATGCCCCCGTGGCGTGCGGTTCGACGGGCACCACACGACTCCATATCAATCATCACAAATAATGTCGAACGTGTTCGGCGGAACCACCAGTGTGGTGGCGCCACCACACTCGTCGTGATGACGGAGGGGTCGCGGTCGCTCGCACGAATCGGTGCCACTCTCGAGCGTGGGCGCCCGCTCGTCCTGGCCGGGACGGCGTGCGTGCTGGGTGCCCACCTGCTCGCCGGGTGGCCGGGAATCTCGGTTCCACACGGCCCGCTCGCAGTGGTGAACCGACTCCTGGCGAGCTACTACCTGACCGACCTGGGTGTGGACCTGCTCCGGCACGGGCCGGAGTGGTTCCTGGCCGAGCGAGCAGCCGACGCCGCCGCGTACCTCCCTCACGCGTCGCTCGTCGCGCTGTCGGCGCTGGGAGCAGCCGTGGCGCTCCCCGCGTGGATGGCGTGGGTAGAGCCCGCTTGCGGAGCGGCCTGCGTCTACCGCGAACTGGTCGCGCTGGACCTGCTGCTGGGCGGCGAACTACTCCGGAAGGCAGTCCCCGGTGGCGTGGTCGTCTCCCTGCGGAGTGGCGACGGCGAGTAACGCCGCCCCGGGTCAGTCGCGGAGTGCGTCGACGGGCTCCTCGTTGGCGGCCCTGTACGCGGGGTAGAGGCCGGATGCGAGGCTGATGAACACGCCGAACGCGAACGCGACCACGAGGTAGACGCCGTTGCTCGGGTGGAGGACCACGTCCAGCCCGATGGGACTGAACTGGTAGAGGGCGCCGACGGCGACGGCCGTCAGCACGACGCCACCGAAGCCACCGACGATGCCGAGCAGCGTCGCCTCCACGACGAGCGTCCGGAGCACGTCGTCCTTCTGCACCCCGACAGCCCGGAGGACGCCGATCTCCCCGCGACGCTCGGTCGTGGACATCAGCATCACGTTGAAGATGGCGACACCGGCGACGACGAGCGAGACGGCACCCAGGGCGACGAGGAAGCCGTTCAGGAGGCCGAAGAACTCGTTGATGCGGTCGAGGATGCTCGACAGCTCGAAGACGCTCACCCGGCGCTCGCGGGCGTTGAGCCGGTCGCGGACCGTCGAGGCGACGTAGGAGGCGTCCTCGCCGGAGTCGGCCTGGACGACGATCTGACTGGGGGCGTCCTGCGCGAACGCGTCGCGGGGCAGGACGACAGCGTTCGACGGCTGGATGGGCGTGATGTCGTCGCTCTCGGCCAGCACCGCGATGACGCGGAAGCGCTGCCCCTCGATCTCGACGGCGCTCCCGGGCTGGAGTCCCAGGCGGCCGGCGACCGAGGAGCCGACCAGCGCGCCCTGGCGGTGGAACTCCGGCACCGTCCCCGCCCGGGCCGTGAACAGCGCCCGTGGCCGGTCGAGGCCGTACAGTTGCGCGAACGTCTGCCCGCTCGGGCCGTTCACCACCGCGCCGTCGGTCACCAGCGGGACCGCCGTCCCCCGGCCCTCCGCGATGCGTTCGACCGCCGCCACGTCCCGTGGCGAGAGGGTCTCCGCGCCGGTATCCTCGTTCGGACTGACGATGACCTGGTTGCCGAGGCCGCCGAGTTCGTTCGTCGCCGAGAGCTGGAGGACGTTCCCGAAGATGCCCAGCGTCGCGATGGCCAGCACGCCGATGACGATGCCCAGCGCCGCCAGCCCGGAACGGAGCCGGTTGCGCGAGAGGTTCCGCCGGGCCATCAGCACCGACGGGAAGCGCTCGAGGAGGCCGAGTCGCCCCTCTGCGTCGGGGCCGGGTGACGAGTCGCTATCGGACATCGCGTATCACCCCGTCGACGAGTTCCACGACGCGGTCGGCGAACTCGTTGACCAGCGGGTCGTGCGTGACGGTGACGACGGCGACCCCCTCCTCGCAGACGGCGGCGAACTCCTCGAGGATGGTGGTGCCGGTCTCCTGGTCGAGGTTCCCCGTCGGCTCGTCGGCCAGCACCACGGCCGGCTCGTTGATGAGCGAGCGCGCGATGGCGACGCGCTGTTTCTGCCCGCCCGAGAGCTGCGTGGGCCGGTGGTCGAGGCGGTCGCCCAGCCCCACCCGCCGGAGGAGGTCCTCCGCGCGCGCCTCCGCGCCGGGGTCGCGCTGGTAGACGGTCGGGAGCGTGACGTTCTCGACAGCGGTGAGCGCGTCGATGAGGTAGAACTGCTGGAAGACGAAGCCGATGTACTCGCGCCGGGCGTCCGTGCGCTGGGTGTCGTCGTAGGTCGCGGCGTCGACGCCGTCCAGCAGCACCTCGCCCGACGTGGGCGTGTCAAGCAGGCCGAGCATGTTCAGCATCGTCGACTTGCCCGACCCGGAGGGGCCGATGACGGAGACGAACTCGCCGCGCTCGACGGCGAAGTCGACGCCCTTCAGCGCTCGCACCGTCTCCGCGCCCGACTCGTACGCCTTCACCACGTTCGTCAGTTCCAGCGGGGTCTCGGTGTCGGCTCCGAGCGAGGCGTCGGCGCCGCCCGCCTCGGCCCCGTCCGCACCGCCCGCCTCGGCCCCGTCTGCGCCCGCCGCCACGCCGATGTCCTCGCTCATCGCCGGCGGAGGTAGACGAGCGGTGCGCCGACGACCAGTAGCGCGGCCGCGACACCGAGCCCGGTCAAGGGCGCGATGCCGAGCGAGAGCAGGCCACCGCGCTTCCGCTCGGGCGGTTCGAGGTCCCGGTCGAACGGGAGCGTCGCCTCCCGGGTGCGCTCCTCGCCGTCCACGACGTAGGTGACCCGGACGGGGAGCTCCGTGGCGTTCGCGGCGTCCACGTCCGCCGTGAGTTCGAAGGGGGCGAACTCGCTGCCGTCGACGGTGCCGACGAAGTACGTCCGGCCCGGGTAGGCGGGCTCGACGAACTCGTTGCTGCCCATCTGGACGACCACGCCGTCGACCGGGGCGGTGCCGATGTTGCCGGCGTTGCCGCTGATACGAAGTGTGCCGTCGTCGTCGAAGGCCAGCGAGACATCCGTCACGCGGATGTCGCCGGCGGGCTGGCGGAACTCGAAGCTCCCCCGTGCGCGTCCCTGCCGGGCGCGAGCGTCCGCGTCGCGAACGTCGGCGTCGCGGGACCCGGCGGGCCCTGTCCCAGCGACCGTGTAGTTCGCGGCCGCGACGACTGTCGCCGAGCCCTCGACGGTCGAGAGGTCGACCTGGACGGTACCGGTCTCCCCGGGTGCGAGGCGGCCGACGTACTGCCGGGGGAGTCGACGGTCGCCCGCCCGCGGCCGGACGACGACGGTCTCCAGGGGCGCGTTGCCGAAGTTCGTCACCGCGACCTGCACGCGCTCGGCGGTGTCCTCGCCGCCGCCCTCCTCCTGGAGCGCACCGCCGCCACCGCCGCCGAGACCGGCCGCGCCGCCAAGCAGAGCGGCGACGTTCGCGTTCCCGCCGCCCTCCTCCGGCGGCGGCACGCGCGAAATCGCGACGCCCACGTCCTCGCGGAGCGGCGGCGCGTCGACGGTGACGCGCCGACGGGTCACGTCGCGCTCGCCGGTGGCGGTGGTGTAGGCCGTCGCGACGACGAGCGTCTGTTCGCCCGCCGTCGGGCGCATCGAGAGATTGACCGAGGTGGTCGCGCCCGACGCGAGCGTCGGGACCGTGGCGCGCTTGCGGACGCCCCGGTCGCCCTCGAGCGTCACCTCGAGGTCGCTCACGGCGTCGGCGTTCGGGTTCGACAGTTCGACCGCGACCCGGCTTTCGACGCCGGCGACCGGGTCGGGGACGGTCACGTCCATCCCGGGCGGCGAGTCACGGACCACCAGCGTCACCGGGCGCTCGATGCGGACGGTCTCGTTGGCGGTCGAGGAGTTGGCGACGGCGACGAGGGTGAGGTCCTTCTGCCCCCGGGCCTCGAAGGAGGTGACGAGGTCGACGGTGAGGCTGTCGCCCTGTGAGAGCGACCCCGGGCCGACGGCGCGGGCGAGGGTCGTCGAATCGTTGCGGAGGAGGACACGCTCGATTTCGGCGGTGGCGGCGCTGCCAGCCGAGAGCTGGACGGTCGCGGAGACGGTGACGGGCTCACCCGTCGTCGGGGCAGCCGGCGCAGCCGCGACGCTCGAGAACTGCAGGCGGGCGTCCGGCACCGCGGCGGCCGTACCGAGGGTCGACGCTGCCGGTGCGAGCACCAGGCAGGCGACGACCAGGACGAGTCCTGCACGGGCGGGCGAAATCGCGGGCTGGCGGCGCATCTGGTTGCCAGAAGTAGGGGGCGGACGCGCAAAAGGGTTCGCGTGGCGGTCCCGACGACCCGACGCCGGCGTCGGATTTCCGGTGACTCCACCGAACGAGTGGGCCGCTCACGATGCGCCGGCGGGATATCCTTCACTCCGCTTGCGAGCGCAGGCGCGCGAGCGCAGGGTGGTCGAATTCGAATCCGACAGCCGGGCGCGGCTCCGCCGCGGATGCCCCGGACGCCCCGAACCGGGCGTCGAACCGCCCTCCCAGAACCGCCGGCGGGTGGCCGTCGGCCGTCCCCGGGACCCGGACGGTGATGCCGGTGTCGTACGGGCGGTCGGGGAGCGCGGCCAGCGAGACCTCGACCCGCTCGACCACCTCACCGGCGGCATCGAGGACGGTCCGGAGGTCGTCGACGGCCGACCGGACGGCCTCGGAGCCGGTCAGGTCGGCCAGCGCGTCCAGGTCGGTGATTCCGACCCCGACCAGTTCGGCCAGCGTGTCCGCCTGGCCGTAGTTCATGCCGGCGTCGACGAGCGCGTCGTGGTACGCCTCCGTGGTCGTGTCGTGGGTCGCCGTCGC of the Haloglomus salinum genome contains:
- a CDS encoding pyridoxamine 5'-phosphate oxidase family protein — protein: MNVTGSWSAAEANSFLAETTVPIRVACRTPGGGLWMLSLWFLPCDGSLWCATGADADVVRYLDHDDGVSFEVSTNDPPYRGVRGAGTATVEPDHDKSLLRALFDRYLGGTDNGLGDRLLRADRDEVRIRIDPDRLYTWDFTERMHDAVE
- a CDS encoding type II toxin-antitoxin system RatA family toxin, whose product is MDGLDVSAVLYAPPEELYEFVTGMRGYSKYSPHLDEIRQYGDGSPGTDYEIVVSWWRLSYTSHTTVTGTDPPERVDWRTTEGLKARGYWGIEPLPNVEPPDDHDHATRVRLRIQFDPDTLGAVPLGGWTLDRLFDRIRPLVVSESERIVAGIAEDLEGERRDVAIEVHRGPESV
- a CDS encoding ABC transporter permease, which translates into the protein MSDSDSSPGPDAEGRLGLLERFPSVLMARRNLSRNRLRSGLAALGIVIGVLAIATLGIFGNVLQLSATNELGGLGNQVIVSPNEDTGAETLSPRDVAAVERIAEGRGTAVPLVTDGAVVNGPSGQTFAQLYGLDRPRALFTARAGTVPEFHRQGALVGSSVAGRLGLQPGSAVEIEGQRFRVIAVLAESDDITPIQPSNAVVLPRDAFAQDAPSQIVVQADSGEDASYVASTVRDRLNARERRVSVFELSSILDRINEFFGLLNGFLVALGAVSLVVAGVAIFNVMLMSTTERRGEIGVLRAVGVQKDDVLRTLVVEATLLGIVGGFGGVVLTAVAVGALYQFSPIGLDVVLHPSNGVYLVVAFAFGVFISLASGLYPAYRAANEEPVDALRD
- a CDS encoding ABC transporter ATP-binding protein, whose translation is MSEDIGVAAGADGAEAGGADGAEAGGADASLGADTETPLELTNVVKAYESGAETVRALKGVDFAVERGEFVSVIGPSGSGKSTMLNMLGLLDTPTSGEVLLDGVDAATYDDTQRTDARREYIGFVFQQFYLIDALTAVENVTLPTVYQRDPGAEARAEDLLRRVGLGDRLDHRPTQLSGGQKQRVAIARSLINEPAVVLADEPTGNLDQETGTTILEEFAAVCEEGVAVVTVTHDPLVNEFADRVVELVDGVIRDVR